One Jeotgalibaca porci genomic region harbors:
- the rsgA gene encoding ribosome small subunit-dependent GTPase A, which yields MPKGQIRKAISGFYYVYSDGVTYQTRGRGNFRVKDMTPLVGDIVEFESGNLDEGVLLAVDERKNELVRPPISNIDVGVIVMSAIEPEFSTYLLDRFLVYLEGQHIDAVIYITKTDLLNETDHQKIMAFQEDYQALGYTIVFSDFPEYRSVDALLEVIGSSSAVFMGQSGVGKSSLLNHILPELDIETGEISMALGRGRHTTRHVELIPVKDALIADTPGFSNVELEEIDEADLPDLFPEFLRNRDDCRFSGCLHLNEPNCRIKQMVETGEIKQYRYDHYLQFLEEIQNRKPKYHKNKK from the coding sequence ATGCCTAAGGGACAAATAAGAAAAGCAATTAGTGGCTTTTATTACGTTTATTCAGACGGAGTAACATACCAAACACGTGGAAGAGGAAACTTTCGAGTGAAAGACATGACGCCTTTAGTCGGTGACATTGTCGAATTCGAGAGCGGGAATCTGGACGAAGGCGTTCTACTTGCTGTGGATGAACGCAAAAATGAATTGGTCCGTCCACCGATTTCAAATATTGATGTCGGTGTTATTGTCATGTCTGCTATCGAGCCTGAATTTTCAACGTATCTGTTGGACCGGTTCCTCGTGTACTTAGAAGGACAACATATTGATGCGGTTATTTATATTACAAAAACAGACTTATTAAACGAAACGGATCACCAAAAAATAATGGCATTCCAAGAAGATTACCAAGCTTTGGGATATACGATTGTCTTTTCAGACTTCCCTGAATATCGTTCAGTAGATGCATTGTTGGAAGTTATCGGCTCATCTTCAGCCGTCTTTATGGGGCAGTCCGGTGTTGGAAAATCTTCTCTGTTGAACCATATCTTGCCGGAGCTGGATATAGAAACCGGCGAAATTTCAATGGCATTGGGGAGAGGGCGTCATACAACACGACATGTGGAGCTTATTCCTGTAAAGGATGCCTTAATTGCCGATACGCCTGGCTTCAGTAATGTGGAGCTGGAAGAAATTGATGAAGCGGACTTACCTGATTTATTTCCGGAGTTTTTACGCAACCGTGATGATTGTCGCTTCTCAGGTTGTTTACACCTGAATGAACCTAATTGTCGGATTAAACAGATGGTTGAAACGGGAGAAATTAAACAGTATCGTTACGATCATTATTTACAATTTTTAGAAGAAATTCAGAACAGAAAACCGAAATACCATAAAAATAAAAAGTAA
- the rpoZ gene encoding DNA-directed RNA polymerase subunit omega: protein MMLYPSIDKLLDKVSSKYTMVILSSKRAHELHQNAEPLLDEYKSYKNVGRALEEIVAGELTATEEK, encoded by the coding sequence ATGATGCTATATCCATCAATTGATAAATTATTGGACAAAGTAAGTTCGAAATACACAATGGTCATCCTATCTTCAAAGCGTGCACACGAATTGCACCAAAATGCTGAGCCGTTGTTGGATGAATACAAATCTTACAAGAATGTTGGTCGTGCATTGGAAGAAATCGTTGCTGGCGAACTGACAGCGACAGAGGAAAAATAG
- the pknB gene encoding Stk1 family PASTA domain-containing Ser/Thr kinase: MIEIGTKIGGRYKVLALLGTGGMAHVYLARDLILDRDVAVKILRFDFQNNKEALRRFQREALSTTQLIHPNIVSVYDVDEDDGLQYIVMEYIEGTDLKEYIQQNGPTTPENAIHIMSQVLSAMALAHQNRIIHRDIKPQNLLINKENTIKVTDFGIAVALSHTSITQTNSLLGSVHYISPEQARGSVTTTKSDVYALGIVLYELLSGEVPFDGESAVSIALKHFQEEIPSVRQMNAAVPQALENVILKATAKEPADRYNTCEEMQRDLLTALNPSRLNEAVFIPEAMLHETKVLTPIQPATPVETKAVPIVEEPEEAEESKKNERQNKKKKSKRSILLIIFFILLAAFGALLAILWFNRPPEEVEVPNVVNQQEAAARTMLTDLNFVIGDVETEYNPDVAEGAVIRTNPEAGEMQAVESTIDLVISQGEEPVELPDYRGEKYADVRSELRSMGIKVEREDVYDDSDLNTIVSQSIAPETEVIPSETTFVLQVSLGKQTFTMEDMAGYSREEVERFTDEFGLDLTIESEYSADVAEGLVISQSLKPNSNFSAGDSVTVVISLGPAEPEIFIFSKAITIPYKAPTTPPRNDNGNSGNSQSESSSAEVEKNNHIVIYMSDLDHQMTEVFREFNITADTQVALNFRIREGETGAYRVERDGEVIMEEMNLKE, encoded by the coding sequence GTGATAGAAATTGGTACAAAAATCGGCGGACGCTATAAAGTGCTTGCTCTGTTAGGAACAGGTGGAATGGCTCATGTTTATCTGGCACGCGATTTAATTCTAGATCGTGATGTGGCAGTGAAAATTTTGCGCTTTGACTTCCAAAATAACAAAGAAGCATTGCGACGTTTCCAACGTGAAGCTTTGTCGACGACGCAATTGATTCACCCGAATATTGTTTCGGTATATGATGTTGATGAAGATGATGGCTTACAGTACATCGTGATGGAATACATCGAAGGAACGGATTTGAAAGAATACATTCAACAAAACGGACCTACGACGCCAGAAAATGCGATCCATATTATGAGCCAAGTATTGTCAGCGATGGCATTGGCACATCAAAACCGTATTATCCATAGAGATATTAAACCGCAGAACTTATTGATTAATAAAGAGAATACGATTAAAGTAACGGATTTCGGTATTGCGGTTGCTCTTTCCCATACTTCCATTACACAAACAAATTCTTTATTGGGTTCTGTTCACTATATTTCACCGGAACAAGCACGCGGAAGCGTCACAACAACGAAATCAGATGTGTATGCACTTGGGATCGTCTTATATGAGTTATTAAGCGGCGAGGTTCCTTTCGATGGAGAATCGGCTGTATCGATTGCTTTGAAGCATTTCCAGGAAGAGATTCCTTCTGTGCGTCAAATGAACGCAGCTGTTCCGCAAGCGTTGGAGAACGTCATTTTAAAAGCAACAGCGAAAGAACCGGCTGACCGTTACAATACCTGTGAAGAAATGCAGCGAGATTTATTAACAGCATTAAATCCAAGTCGATTAAATGAAGCTGTCTTTATCCCAGAAGCAATGTTGCATGAGACGAAGGTTTTAACCCCGATTCAGCCTGCGACACCTGTCGAAACAAAGGCGGTTCCTATTGTAGAGGAACCGGAAGAAGCAGAAGAATCTAAGAAAAATGAACGCCAAAATAAAAAGAAGAAATCAAAACGCAGTATCTTGCTAATCATCTTTTTCATTTTATTGGCAGCCTTTGGAGCCTTGCTGGCCATTTTATGGTTTAATCGTCCACCAGAAGAAGTGGAGGTGCCGAATGTTGTGAATCAACAAGAAGCAGCTGCTCGGACCATGTTAACCGATCTGAATTTTGTGATTGGGGATGTGGAGACTGAGTATAACCCAGATGTAGCTGAGGGCGCGGTGATTCGTACGAATCCGGAAGCAGGCGAGATGCAGGCGGTAGAATCCACAATCGACCTCGTTATCAGTCAAGGTGAAGAGCCGGTGGAATTGCCGGATTACAGAGGAGAAAAATACGCTGATGTACGTTCCGAACTGAGAAGTATGGGTATTAAAGTTGAGCGTGAAGATGTCTATGATGACAGTGATTTAAATACTATTGTGAGTCAGAGTATCGCACCGGAAACGGAAGTCATTCCGTCTGAAACGACTTTTGTACTGCAGGTAAGTCTTGGAAAACAAACATTCACGATGGAAGATATGGCCGGTTATTCACGAGAAGAAGTAGAACGTTTTACAGACGAATTTGGTCTCGATTTAACGATTGAGAGTGAATATTCGGCTGATGTAGCTGAAGGACTCGTTATTTCACAATCATTGAAACCGAATAGTAACTTTTCAGCCGGAGATTCCGTCACCGTTGTCATTTCACTTGGACCAGCGGAACCAGAGATTTTTATCTTCTCAAAAGCTATTACGATTCCCTATAAGGCACCTACAACACCACCGCGTAACGACAACGGAAACAGTGGGAATAGCCAATCGGAGTCCAGTTCTGCTGAGGTGGAAAAGAATAATCATATCGTCATTTACATGTCCGATTTAGATCATCAAATGACTGAAGTTTTCCGTGAATTCAATATCACAGCGGATACGCAAGTCGCGTTAAACTTCCGCATTCGCGAAGGCGAAACAGGTGCGTATCGTGTTGAACGTGATGGCGAAGTCATTATGGAAGAAATGAATTTAAAAGAATAA
- the priA gene encoding primosomal protein N', whose amino-acid sequence MKQIAKVVVDVPVMQTNQPYDYAIPPTLIDRLQVGMRVEVPFGPRHIQGFIVAIVNEPDFEGELKEIIRPLDLEPVLTKELLQLGEDMADQVYAYRIHCYQTMLPPVMKAKYEKEFYLLDGHQAEDVQIVFQGEDVISWDRALEIEALPQLLEWKKQNIVDIRYLVKSKARVKKKTVYQKNISPSEIEEEMNQLSKQAKSQRALLEVLMAIEPEAWLTREQFREQFDIMPRTLQIAVEKGWMITEDKEVYRDPLKNRHFAQTEAKVLNEGQQIAYQAVKEKIDSNQHDVFLLKGVTGSGKTEVYLQLIGEVLAQNKTALMLVPEIALTPQMVHQFKGRFGGEVAVMHSRLSTGEKYDEWRKIKRGEARVVVGARSSIFSPVENLGIVIIDEEHETTYKQEENPKYHARNVAIYRAKYNHCPVVLGSATPSLESRARAQKNVFHLLELTERANQQAMPDVRIIDMREEFQSNNRGNFSQILQDKIRDRIDKKEQTVLLLNKRGYSSFIMCRDCGYVHECPNCDISMTFHMDTKGMKCHYCGHEEPVPNRCPKCQGNQFRYYGTGTQKVESELQELFPDARIIRMDVDTTRKKGDHERLLAAFGRGDADILLGTQMIAKGLDFPNITLVGVINADTSLSLPDFRSSEKTFQLLTQVSGRAGRSDLVGEVIVQSFNPDHYAIRYAQNHNYDGFYRQEMALRHQSGYPPYYFTTQITVSDLDEKKAQTKIYEINAKLRNKLEGQTIILGPSRSSIARMNNRYYFQLLIKYKQKENLHEVLKEILDASQKDNAKGLYISIDTEPVNFF is encoded by the coding sequence ATGAAGCAAATTGCCAAAGTCGTAGTGGATGTGCCGGTTATGCAAACGAATCAACCGTACGATTATGCGATTCCTCCTACATTAATTGATCGCTTACAAGTGGGAATGCGTGTTGAGGTTCCATTTGGTCCCCGACACATTCAAGGATTCATTGTCGCAATCGTCAACGAACCGGATTTCGAAGGTGAATTGAAAGAAATTATTCGCCCGCTCGATTTAGAACCCGTTTTAACAAAAGAACTCTTGCAACTGGGTGAAGATATGGCTGATCAAGTCTATGCATACCGTATCCACTGCTATCAAACAATGCTGCCGCCGGTCATGAAAGCTAAATACGAGAAAGAATTTTATCTGCTTGATGGCCATCAAGCAGAAGATGTTCAGATTGTATTTCAAGGCGAAGACGTGATTAGCTGGGATCGAGCATTAGAAATAGAGGCCTTGCCGCAACTCTTAGAATGGAAAAAACAGAACATTGTCGATATACGCTACCTTGTTAAGAGTAAAGCGCGCGTCAAAAAAAAGACTGTCTATCAAAAAAATATTTCACCTTCAGAAATTGAAGAGGAAATGAATCAACTGTCGAAGCAGGCGAAAAGTCAACGTGCGTTACTTGAAGTCTTAATGGCGATTGAACCAGAAGCGTGGCTGACCAGAGAGCAATTTCGTGAACAATTCGATATTATGCCACGCACATTGCAAATAGCCGTAGAAAAAGGTTGGATGATTACAGAAGACAAAGAAGTCTACCGTGATCCGCTGAAGAACCGCCACTTTGCACAAACAGAAGCAAAGGTTCTTAACGAAGGCCAACAGATTGCCTATCAGGCCGTAAAAGAAAAAATTGATTCCAATCAACATGATGTCTTCTTATTAAAAGGTGTAACCGGAAGTGGAAAGACGGAAGTGTATTTGCAATTGATTGGTGAGGTTTTGGCACAAAATAAAACAGCGCTGATGCTGGTTCCGGAAATTGCTTTGACACCGCAAATGGTTCATCAATTTAAAGGACGATTCGGTGGAGAAGTCGCCGTTATGCACAGTCGTCTGTCTACTGGTGAGAAGTATGATGAATGGCGGAAGATTAAGCGCGGTGAAGCACGGGTAGTAGTTGGTGCACGCTCCTCTATTTTTTCTCCCGTTGAGAATTTAGGGATTGTTATTATCGACGAGGAACATGAAACGACTTATAAACAAGAAGAGAATCCGAAATACCATGCCCGTAATGTAGCGATTTACCGGGCGAAATACAATCATTGTCCGGTTGTGTTGGGAAGTGCGACGCCTTCTTTAGAATCGCGCGCCCGCGCTCAAAAGAATGTCTTTCACTTGCTTGAATTGACGGAAAGAGCGAACCAACAGGCAATGCCGGATGTGCGCATCATCGACATGCGTGAAGAATTTCAGAGTAATAACCGAGGAAATTTCTCGCAAATCTTGCAAGATAAAATCAGAGACCGCATTGATAAAAAAGAACAAACCGTTCTATTATTAAATAAACGGGGTTATAGTTCTTTTATTATGTGTCGTGATTGCGGTTATGTGCATGAATGCCCGAATTGTGATATTAGTATGACGTTTCATATGGATACAAAAGGGATGAAATGCCACTATTGTGGACACGAAGAACCGGTTCCAAACCGTTGTCCAAAATGTCAGGGCAACCAGTTCCGCTACTATGGAACAGGCACACAAAAAGTAGAAAGTGAACTCCAAGAACTTTTCCCGGATGCCCGAATTATTCGGATGGATGTCGATACAACCCGTAAGAAAGGTGACCATGAACGGTTGCTGGCCGCATTTGGCCGCGGTGATGCGGATATTTTGCTAGGAACACAGATGATTGCCAAAGGACTCGATTTCCCGAATATTACTTTGGTAGGCGTTATAAATGCCGACACATCCTTGAGCTTACCAGATTTCCGTTCTTCGGAAAAAACCTTCCAATTGTTGACACAAGTGAGTGGACGAGCGGGCCGATCTGATTTAGTTGGAGAAGTCATTGTGCAGTCCTTCAACCCTGATCACTATGCAATTCGCTATGCACAAAATCATAACTACGACGGATTCTATCGTCAAGAAATGGCATTGCGTCATCAAAGTGGCTATCCACCGTATTATTTCACGACTCAGATTACGGTCAGCGACTTAGATGAGAAGAAAGCCCAGACTAAAATCTATGAAATTAATGCTAAGTTGCGAAATAAGCTGGAAGGCCAGACAATTATTCTCGGTCCATCCAGAAGCTCGATTGCACGTATGAACAATCGTTATTATTTCCAACTATTGATCAAATACAAACAAAAAGAAAACTTGCATGAAGTATTGAAAGAAATACTCGATGCATCACAAAAAGATAATGCAAAAGGACTTTACATCTCGATTGATACGGAGCCTGTTAATTTCTTTTAA
- a CDS encoding V-type ATP synthase subunit D, with protein MARLNVKPTRMELASLKERLELSTRGHKLLKDKQDELMRRFIILIKKNNNLRDEVEAELIESMKEFVVAKSLINESFIEELFVGTETNVELSIQEKNVMSVIVPEMNFNVKEAEVSSDVQYGYLNSSSEMDDAIERIEDVLPKLLELSEIEKTCQLMADEIEKTRRRVNALEYRMIPQLQETIRYIQMKLEENERSAIVRMMKVKDMGQST; from the coding sequence ATGGCACGATTGAATGTCAAGCCAACCCGTATGGAGTTGGCATCTTTGAAAGAACGTCTGGAACTTTCGACACGTGGTCATAAACTCTTGAAAGATAAACAAGACGAATTAATGCGTCGCTTCATTATTCTTATTAAGAAGAACAACAACTTACGAGATGAAGTAGAAGCAGAATTAATCGAATCCATGAAAGAGTTCGTAGTCGCAAAATCCTTAATCAATGAATCATTTATTGAAGAGTTGTTTGTAGGGACTGAAACAAACGTGGAGTTAAGTATCCAAGAAAAGAATGTTATGAGTGTCATAGTGCCAGAGATGAACTTTAATGTGAAAGAAGCAGAAGTTTCTTCCGATGTGCAATATGGTTACTTGAACTCAAGCAGTGAAATGGATGACGCGATTGAACGGATTGAAGACGTACTTCCAAAATTACTTGAGTTGAGCGAAATCGAAAAAACGTGCCAATTGATGGCCGATGAAATCGAGAAAACGAGACGGCGTGTGAACGCATTGGAATATCGAATGATTCCGCAATTGCAAGAAACTATTCGTTATATCCAAATGAAGCTAGAAGAAAACGAACGGTCCGCCATTGTCCGTATGATGAAAGTCAAAGACATGGGCCAATCCACCTAA
- the rpe gene encoding ribulose-phosphate 3-epimerase: protein MKIAPSILSADFANLEKDVKRAEAAGAHYIHVDAMDGQFVDTITLGPNIVHAIRPHTKLPLDCHLMVQNPEKHISAFAKAGADIISVHVEATHHIHRAIQLIKNEKIAAGVVINPGTPVSTIESVLGDVDLVLVMTVNPGSGGQTFIESTLSKISLLKELREKHGYTYEIEVDGGISDKTVKRVLDAGADVFVAGSYLYGAPDFQAALKKLRDAENA from the coding sequence ATGAAAATTGCTCCATCTATCTTAAGTGCAGATTTTGCCAACTTAGAAAAAGACGTTAAACGCGCTGAAGCAGCGGGTGCCCATTATATCCACGTAGATGCAATGGACGGTCAGTTTGTCGATACCATTACTTTGGGACCAAATATCGTTCACGCAATTCGTCCCCACACAAAGCTTCCATTGGATTGCCATTTGATGGTCCAAAATCCTGAGAAACATATTTCTGCTTTTGCTAAGGCAGGCGCGGATATCATTTCTGTGCACGTAGAAGCGACGCATCACATACACCGGGCCATTCAATTAATCAAAAACGAAAAAATCGCTGCGGGTGTTGTGATTAACCCGGGTACACCTGTATCCACGATTGAATCCGTGCTTGGGGATGTGGATTTAGTTTTGGTGATGACAGTAAATCCAGGTAGCGGTGGTCAAACCTTTATCGAAAGTACATTGTCAAAGATTTCATTACTTAAAGAATTACGTGAAAAACACGGCTATACGTATGAAATTGAAGTAGACGGCGGTATTTCCGACAAAACAGTCAAACGTGTGTTGGATGCTGGAGCTGATGTGTTTGTAGCGGGCTCTTATTTATACGGTGCTCCCGATTTTCAAGCGGCGTTGAAAAAACTAAGAGATGCTGAAAATGCCTAA
- the gmk gene encoding guanylate kinase, with protein sequence MTEKGLLIVLSGPSGVGKGTVRQAIFSKGERDFIYSISATTRQRREGEVDGVDYFFKTREEFEDMIKNDQLLEYTEYVGNYYGTPVDYVQKTIDAGKDIFLEIEVQGAMQVKERMPEGTYIFLTPPNMDELEARIVNRGTDESPVIRQRMEKAIEEIELMRYYDYAVENDTVENAVSKVLAIIQSEHLKVSRLLESKLPNQGE encoded by the coding sequence ATGACCGAAAAGGGGTTATTAATTGTTTTATCTGGACCTTCTGGTGTGGGTAAAGGGACAGTGAGACAAGCGATTTTTTCTAAAGGAGAACGTGATTTTATTTACTCCATTTCTGCTACCACGCGTCAAAGACGTGAAGGAGAAGTTGATGGCGTAGATTACTTTTTCAAAACACGTGAAGAATTTGAAGATATGATTAAGAATGACCAACTGTTGGAATATACAGAATATGTTGGAAACTATTACGGAACGCCTGTTGATTACGTTCAAAAGACAATTGATGCAGGGAAAGATATCTTCTTGGAAATTGAAGTTCAAGGTGCAATGCAAGTTAAAGAAAGAATGCCGGAAGGCACGTATATCTTCTTAACGCCACCTAATATGGATGAATTAGAAGCACGTATCGTGAACCGTGGCACTGATGAATCGCCAGTAATCCGCCAACGTATGGAGAAAGCGATTGAAGAAATCGAGTTAATGCGGTACTATGACTACGCAGTCGAAAATGACACAGTCGAAAATGCTGTTAGCAAAGTGTTAGCAATTATTCAAAGTGAACACTTAAAAGTTTCACGCCTATTAGAGTCAAAATTACCAAACCAAGGAGAGTGA
- the rsmB gene encoding 16S rRNA (cytosine(967)-C(5))-methyltransferase RsmB → MAKGKPNKIVHSVRYLAMEILTAIEVEGAYSNILLNATIEKEKLDAKDAGLLTTIVYGVTQRRMTLDYGLTPFIKTPEKMQKWVLNLLRLSAYQMHYLDKIPDHAVLFDAVEIAKKKGHVGIAKLVNGVLRNLQRKGLLDWQELTDPIKRISIGASVPEWLVKKFTKELGNEKAEALFFSLLEAPYVSVRVQNPADLEMIIEELQNEGKEVVRSPLSPVGIRILSGKVTDSPLFKQGKITIQDESSQLVALLGNVESDDTILDACAAPGGKTVHMASFVEQGTVHALDIHEHKIRLIQQNAERMNVSDVIETHLLDAKDVGTVFEPNSFDTIFVDAPCSGLGLMRRKPEIKYGVTNQMILDLHKEQLAILQAVTPLLKENGRLVYSTCTLAAEENQETVTAYLEKHPEMRKQAVDFNQAAIPTQVKIDEGTLQIYPEDFGTDGFFICTMEKKMQ, encoded by the coding sequence ATGGCAAAAGGAAAACCAAATAAAATCGTCCATTCTGTCCGTTATTTGGCAATGGAAATTTTAACAGCAATTGAAGTAGAAGGAGCGTATTCCAATATTCTCTTGAATGCAACGATTGAAAAAGAAAAATTGGATGCCAAAGACGCCGGACTTTTAACGACTATCGTCTATGGTGTAACGCAACGTCGGATGACTTTGGACTATGGCTTGACACCATTTATTAAAACACCCGAAAAAATGCAGAAATGGGTCCTAAACTTATTACGTTTGTCAGCGTACCAAATGCACTACTTGGATAAAATCCCAGATCATGCGGTTCTATTCGATGCAGTCGAAATCGCGAAGAAAAAAGGACATGTTGGTATCGCGAAGCTGGTAAACGGCGTTTTGCGTAACCTTCAAAGAAAAGGTCTTTTGGATTGGCAAGAACTGACAGATCCTATTAAACGAATCAGTATCGGAGCAAGTGTTCCGGAATGGCTCGTTAAGAAATTTACAAAAGAATTAGGTAACGAGAAAGCCGAAGCACTCTTTTTCTCTCTATTGGAAGCCCCTTATGTTTCGGTCAGAGTTCAAAATCCAGCTGACTTAGAAATGATTATAGAAGAACTCCAAAACGAAGGAAAAGAAGTTGTTCGAAGTCCGCTTTCACCTGTCGGTATCCGGATTCTATCCGGAAAGGTTACAGATTCGCCTTTATTCAAGCAAGGGAAAATCACTATCCAAGACGAATCAAGTCAGCTTGTTGCACTCTTAGGAAACGTAGAATCAGACGACACCATTCTGGATGCTTGTGCAGCACCTGGCGGTAAAACGGTCCACATGGCCAGTTTCGTGGAGCAAGGAACTGTTCATGCTTTGGATATACATGAACATAAAATTCGTCTTATCCAACAAAATGCGGAGCGCATGAATGTGTCTGATGTGATTGAAACACATCTGTTGGATGCAAAAGATGTCGGTACCGTTTTTGAACCGAACAGCTTCGACACCATTTTTGTGGATGCGCCTTGTTCAGGTCTAGGGTTAATGCGTCGGAAACCAGAAATTAAGTACGGTGTAACGAACCAAATGATTCTCGATTTACATAAGGAACAACTGGCAATCTTACAAGCTGTCACGCCACTTCTAAAAGAAAACGGACGTCTTGTTTACAGTACTTGTACATTAGCAGCTGAAGAAAACCAAGAAACAGTTACTGCCTATTTAGAGAAACATCCAGAAATGAGGAAACAAGCAGTTGATTTTAATCAAGCTGCTATTCCCACTCAAGTGAAAATTGATGAGGGAACACTCCAAATTTACCCTGAGGATTTTGGTACGGACGGCTTCTTCATCTGCACGATGGAGAAAAAGATGCAGTAG
- a CDS encoding Stp1/IreP family PP2C-type Ser/Thr phosphatase: MMHIAFKSDVGQNRTTNEDYVNWFTNSSKQPLMILCDGMGGHRAGDVASEMAVSHMGQAWKETTFSSPESVSVWLLDAVQKVNKLIFQKSLDFVDLDGMGTTLIAATYLKGQLVIAHVGDSRAYLYRDFQFKQLTEDHSLVHELVKSGELTDEEARNHPQRNYITRAIGVKEKIQVDLTSMPILSGDLLLLCTDGLSSVLSDEDLKKVLKNWKSIDEKVTEFIDLANQAGGPDNISVLIASFETGEEERT; encoded by the coding sequence ATGATGCATATTGCTTTTAAAAGTGATGTTGGTCAGAATAGAACAACAAACGAAGACTATGTAAATTGGTTTACAAATAGTAGTAAGCAACCATTGATGATTCTGTGCGACGGCATGGGCGGACACCGTGCAGGTGATGTAGCAAGTGAGATGGCTGTTTCCCACATGGGACAAGCTTGGAAAGAAACGACTTTTTCTTCGCCAGAGTCCGTCTCTGTGTGGTTGTTGGATGCCGTTCAAAAAGTTAATAAGCTTATCTTTCAGAAATCATTGGATTTTGTCGATTTGGACGGGATGGGGACGACTTTAATTGCAGCTACCTATTTAAAAGGACAGCTTGTCATTGCCCACGTGGGGGATAGCCGCGCTTATTTGTACCGTGACTTTCAATTCAAACAGTTAACAGAAGACCATTCATTGGTTCATGAACTAGTAAAGTCAGGCGAACTGACTGATGAGGAAGCACGTAATCATCCACAAAGAAATTATATTACGCGTGCTATTGGCGTAAAAGAAAAAATCCAAGTAGATTTAACGTCTATGCCAATTCTTTCTGGAGATTTATTACTCCTTTGTACAGACGGCTTAAGCAGTGTCTTGAGCGACGAAGATTTGAAAAAAGTTCTAAAAAATTGGAAATCAATCGATGAAAAAGTAACAGAATTTATTGATTTGGCCAACCAAGCAGGAGGACCAGATAATATTTCTGTCCTCATTGCATCATTTGAAACGGGAGAGGAGGAGAGAACGTGA
- the fmt gene encoding methionyl-tRNA formyltransferase has translation MKKIIFMGTPEFSVPILQALFDSEYEVIAVVTQPDRPVGRKRILTPPPVKELALKYTVPIFQPEKISGSEEMAALIALEADVIVTAAYGQFLPTKLLNAPKHRAINVHASLLPKYRGGAPVHYAIINGDKETGVSIMYMERKMDAGDVLSQRSIPITSSDDVQTMFNKLSTLGRDLLMETLPRLFTGDIHPVPQDESKVTFSPNISREEERIEWELTATQIANKIRGMRPWPVAHAVLNGERCKMWVAVPTEETTQSKPGSITHWDKEGIYVACGQGTTLKVTELQPSGKKRMTVTDFLNGNDMETLAQIGFD, from the coding sequence ATGAAAAAAATTATATTTATGGGAACGCCCGAATTTTCGGTACCTATTTTACAAGCGCTATTTGATAGTGAATATGAAGTAATTGCGGTTGTAACGCAACCGGACCGGCCGGTAGGGAGAAAACGCATTTTGACACCACCGCCTGTTAAAGAGTTAGCGTTGAAATACACTGTACCTATTTTCCAGCCGGAGAAAATTTCTGGTTCAGAAGAAATGGCAGCACTCATCGCACTAGAAGCAGATGTGATTGTGACAGCAGCTTATGGTCAGTTTTTACCAACTAAATTATTGAATGCGCCGAAGCATCGCGCGATTAACGTTCATGCATCGTTGTTACCAAAATACCGCGGTGGAGCACCAGTTCATTATGCTATCATTAACGGTGATAAAGAAACCGGCGTATCGATTATGTATATGGAAAGAAAAATGGATGCGGGAGATGTCCTTTCGCAAAGAAGTATTCCGATTACCTCCTCAGATGATGTACAAACAATGTTTAACAAACTAAGTACATTGGGCCGTGATTTATTAATGGAAACTTTACCGAGGTTATTTACTGGAGACATACATCCGGTTCCGCAAGACGAATCAAAAGTAACCTTTTCACCGAATATTAGTCGAGAAGAAGAACGCATTGAGTGGGAACTAACGGCAACGCAAATTGCCAATAAAATCCGTGGTATGCGTCCATGGCCGGTTGCACATGCAGTATTGAACGGCGAACGTTGTAAGATGTGGGTAGCTGTTCCAACTGAAGAAACAACGCAATCCAAGCCCGGATCGATTACACATTGGGACAAAGAGGGCATCTACGTGGCGTGTGGGCAAGGGACAACACTTAAAGTAACCGAGTTACAACCATCCGGTAAAAAACGTATGACCGTTACTGATTTCTTAAATGGAAATGATATGGAAACACTCGCACAGATAGGATTTGATTAA